The following are encoded together in the Zingiber officinale cultivar Zhangliang chromosome 8A, Zo_v1.1, whole genome shotgun sequence genome:
- the LOC122008387 gene encoding syntaxin-52-like produces MATSLDQWMREFNEASRLSDEINAMISQRGSLPPSGPETQRQLTAMRRKITILRTRLENLEALLSKLPSIQPIKDKELHKRREMLSNLKSKATQMASILNMSNFGNREDLLGDSKKPVDVATRTAELDNQGIIGLQRQIMREQDEGLEKLEETVLSTKHIALAVNEELDLHTRLINDLDQQVDVTDSRLQRVQKRLAILNKRTKGGCSCMCLLLSIVAIVALIVVIWALIKYL; encoded by the exons ATGGCAACTtctttggatcaatggatgaggGAGTTCAATGAAGCATCAAGGCTTTCTGACGAAATTAATGCTATGATTTCTCAAAGGGGCTCTTTACCTCCGTCAGGTCCTGAAACCCAACGTCAATTAACTGCAATGAGGAGGAAGATAACAATTCTTAGGACTAGATTGGAGAACTTGGAGGCCCTTCTTTCAAAGCTTCCTAGCATACAGCCAAT AAAGGATAAAGAGTTGCATAAGCGACGAGAGATGCTATCAAATCTAAAATCTAAAGCAACTCAGATGGCATCCATATTAAACATGTCCAACTTCGGAAACAG GGAGGACTTGCTTGGAGATAGTAAAAAGCCAGTTGATGTAGCAACAAGAACTGCTGAGTTGGATAATCAGGGTATTATTGGTTTACAGAGACAGATTATGAGAG AGCAAGATGAGGGCCTTGAAAAGTTGGAGGAGACTGTGTTAAGCACAAAACACATCGCATTAGCAGTTAACGAGGAATTGGATCTGCACACAAGATTAATT AACGATCTGGACCAGCAAGTTGATGTAACAGACTCAAGGCTACAG AGAGTTCAAAAGAGACTGGCAATCCTCAACAAGCGCACAAAAGGCGGTTGCTCGTGCATGTGTCTGCTCTTATCCATCGTTGCAATTGTAGCTCTGATTGTTGTGATTTGGGCTCTCATCAAGTACTTGTAG
- the LOC122008386 gene encoding 60S ribosomal protein L36-2-like encodes MAPPQPKSGLFVGLNKGHIVTRRELPPRPSSRKGKTSKRVHFVRSLIREVAGFAPYEKRITELLKVGKDKRALKVAKRKLGTHKRAKKKREEMANVLRKMRSAGVSDKKK; translated from the exons ATGGCCCCTCCTCAGCCGAAGAGCGGGCTCTTCGTCGGGCTCAACAAGGGGCACATCGTGACCAGAAGGGAGTTGCCTCCTCGGCCTTCGAGCAGAAAGGGG AAAACTAGCAAGAGGGTCCATTTCGTGAGGAGCTTGATCAGGGAAGTTGCTGGCTTTGCTCCATATGAGAAGAGAATCACTGAGCTTTTGAAAGTTGGGAAGGACAAGCGAGCACTTAAAGTTGCCAAAAGAAAGCTGGGCACACACAAGAGGGCCAAAAAGAAGAGAGAGGAGATGGCTAATGTTCTCCGAAAGATGAG GTCGGCTGGAGTGAGTGACAAGAAGAAATGA